A genome region from Salvia splendens isolate huo1 chromosome 19, SspV2, whole genome shotgun sequence includes the following:
- the LOC121778586 gene encoding 3-ketoacyl-CoA synthase 6-like gives MAPLLTKRTYQLVVNNFLKLIFIPIALAISSKADYIIQFYNSMHLTPIHLSCISFLILYTLTVFLISRPRPVYLVDYALFKPPRSYRVSFAGYIEHARMGRVFNEPKSVHFQMKILERSGLGEETCLPPAIHYIPPTPTMALAREEAELVIFSTMDSLFTKTGVKPREIDILILNCSLFSPTPSMTALVINKYKMRSNIKSFNLSGMGCSAGLISIDLASDLLQKHPNSNAIVISTEILTPNSYLGKERAMLLPNCLFRMGAAAVLLSNRRSDRRRAKYRLSHVVRTHKGADDKSYGCVSQEEDEEGYVGIKLNIDLMAVAGEALKSNITAIGPLVLPASEQLLFAISLIGRKFFNSRSKPYIPDFKEAFEHFCIHAGGRAVIDELQRSLQLTNEQVEASRMALHRFGNTSSSSLWYELSYIESKGRMRKGDRVWQIAFGSGFKCNSAVWRCNRTIELPVEGPWADCIDKYPVHIPEVVKL, from the coding sequence atggCTCCGTTGTTAACCAAACGAACCTATCAACTCGTcgtaaacaatttcttaaaactcattttCATACCAATCGCACTAGCTATTTCATCCAAAGCGGATTATATCATACAGTTCTACAATTCCATGCATCTCACCCCAATCCACTTATCATGCATCTCCTTCCTAATCCTCTACACCCTCACCGTGTTCCTCATCTCCCGCCCGCGGCCAGTCTACCTCGTCGACTACGCCCTCTTCAAGCCCCCCCGCAGCTACCGCGTCTCCTTCGCCGGATACATCGAGCACGCCCGCATGGGGAGGGTCTTCAACGAGCCGAAAAGCGTCCACTTCCAAATGAAGATTCTAGAACGTTCCGGACTCGGAGAGGAAACATGCCTTCCCCCGGCCATACACTACATCCCTCCGACCCCAACGATGGCGCTGGCCCGGGAAGAAGCCGAGCTCGTCATTTTCTCCACGATGGATTCACTATTTACCAAGACCGGAGTCAAACCCAGGGAAATtgacattttaattttaaattgtagCTTATTTTCACCGACGCCGTCGATGACGGCGTTGGTGATTAATAAGTACAAAATGAGAAGTAATATAAAAAGCTTCAATCTCTCCGGCATGGGATGCAGCGCCGGCCTGATCTCGATCGATCTCGCATCAGATCTGCTCCAAAAACATCCTAATTCAAACGCGATTGTGATTAGCACCGAGATTTTAACCCCAAATTCCTACCTAGGGAAGGAGAGAGCAATGCTCCTCCCAAATTGCCTCTTCCGGATGGGCGCCGCCGCCGTGCTTTTATCCAATCGCAGATCCGATCGCCGCCGCGCGAAATACCGCCTCTCTCACGTCGTCCGAACGCACAAAGGCGCGGACGATAAATCGTACGGATGCGTATCGCAGGAGGAGGACGAGGAAGGTTACGTCGGGATCAAATTGAATATCGATCTGATGGCGGTGGCCGGAGAGGCCTTGAAATCGAACATCACGGCGATCGGACCGCTGGTCCTCCCCGCATCGGAGCAATTGCTCTTCGCGATCTCGCTGATTGGGAGAAAATTCTTCAATTCGAGATCTAAACCTTACATTCCCGATTTCAAAGAGGCGTTTGAGCATTTCTGCATCCACGCGGGCGGGAGGGCGGTGATTGATGAGCTGCAGAGGAGTCTGCAGCTGACGAATGAGCAGGTGGAGGCGTCGAGGATGGCGCTGCATAGATTCGGAAACACTTCTTCTTCGTCGCTGTGGTATGAATTGAGCTACATAGAGTCGAAGGGGAGGATGAGGAAAGGGGATAGGGTTTGGCAGATTGCGTTTGGCAGTGGATTTAAGTGTAACAGCGCGGTGTGGAGATGTAACCGGACGATCGAGTTGCCGGTGGAGGGGCCGTGGGCCGACTGCATTGATAAGTATCCAGTGCATATTCCCGAAGTTGTGAAGCTCTAG